The following proteins are co-located in the Acidimicrobiales bacterium genome:
- a CDS encoding exodeoxyribonuclease III encodes MRLATWNVNSLNARMDRVDEWLDYASPDILCMQETKMSDDQFPHDHFAQFGYQSVHVGEGQWNGVAILSRVGIDQVHTNFAPGIEPDGEARLVSATCGGVKVTSVYVPNGRAVDDDHYVYKLGWLDRLADHVDSIASPDEMVVVAGDFNIAPQDIDVWDVAKTSGGTHVTDAERQRLTALGEWGLADVFRAHHSDAGLFSWWDYRGGVPQA; translated from the coding sequence ATGCGCCTGGCCACATGGAACGTCAACTCGCTGAACGCTCGCATGGATCGTGTCGACGAATGGCTCGACTATGCATCCCCCGACATCTTGTGCATGCAGGAAACCAAGATGTCGGACGACCAGTTTCCGCACGACCACTTTGCCCAGTTCGGCTACCAGTCGGTCCACGTGGGAGAGGGCCAGTGGAACGGTGTGGCGATCCTGTCTCGTGTGGGAATCGACCAGGTGCACACCAACTTTGCGCCTGGCATAGAACCCGATGGCGAGGCCCGGTTGGTTTCGGCGACCTGTGGCGGCGTGAAGGTGACGTCTGTTTACGTCCCGAACGGACGCGCTGTCGACGACGATCACTACGTGTACAAGCTGGGATGGCTCGATCGCCTGGCAGACCACGTCGACTCGATCGCATCGCCCGACGAGATGGTGGTGGTGGCCGGCGACTTCAACATCGCGCCCCAGGACATCGACGTCTGGGACGTCGCCAAGACGTCGGGCGGCACCCATGTGACCGACGCAGAGCGCCAGCGTCTGACAGCCCTGGGCGAGTGGGGTCTGGCCGACGTGTTCCGCGCCCACCACAGCGATGCGGGCCTTTTCAGCTGGTGGGACTATCGGGGAGGCGTTCCACAAGCGTGA
- a CDS encoding multicopper oxidase domain-containing protein, with product MAAYALRSGVHLDAAAAVEAGARLSDPARQPMFVERAPNALDPSFVLQDFVENGWDSWRNYRLKAAPALHKTGLIDPATGTKLTTPIWGYGVHEPSWPGPTIQVRRDGGVTRVQWKNRLGKQHLLPVDENLHWCYALHGYHDRTIERDGVPMITHLHGGKSDYQFDGNPEFFYSHRNKVVGPQWAGVDGGFTDTFEYDNDVAAGSLWYHDHALGITRLNVYAGLAGFYFVRDDIDTGGHDNPVGLPAFPYEMAYCIQDRMFTKTGELFFPSFPGEPFYDDFITGEGADLPEDLFPNGGPTALAEFFGDHIVVNGKLWPRKNVERRHYRLRLLNGCDSRFMVLQFVAVARGATDLDSASAPLPFWVVGSDQGLGTPRQVESLVFEPGGRYDVVIDFSQVPKGTRVIMKNAGGDAPFGGAFGDALDVDDLFPDRRTDRVMAFDVVKRTNTSVPDRFDPTAIGGYGGVRGIAKRRRVALFEGKDEFGRLQPLLGTVDDNLWGRGVATPFTWSHPTTENPAVGDTEIWEIYNFTADAHPVHLHQVNFEVLDRRDFEYEVTGMVDVVQHNGAVGKSPEVSNIRKLPRTQVGPEYYEAAPKDMVTALPGDPDGSPRTGQMVRVKAKFEKPGRYVWHCHILSHEDHEMMRVLHVGPLDR from the coding sequence TTGGCGGCATACGCGCTGCGGTCGGGGGTTCATCTCGACGCAGCTGCAGCTGTCGAAGCCGGGGCTCGGCTCAGCGACCCTGCCAGGCAGCCGATGTTCGTGGAACGCGCGCCGAATGCGTTGGACCCAAGCTTCGTGCTGCAAGACTTCGTCGAGAACGGCTGGGACAGTTGGCGTAACTACCGCCTGAAGGCCGCTCCCGCGCTCCACAAGACCGGGCTCATCGACCCGGCAACGGGAACCAAGCTGACTACCCCGATCTGGGGATACGGGGTCCATGAACCCTCGTGGCCAGGACCGACCATCCAGGTGAGGCGCGACGGCGGCGTCACCCGAGTCCAGTGGAAGAACCGGCTCGGCAAACAGCACCTCTTGCCCGTGGACGAGAACCTGCACTGGTGTTATGCCCTGCACGGATACCACGACCGCACCATCGAACGCGATGGCGTGCCGATGATCACCCATCTACACGGCGGCAAGTCCGACTATCAGTTCGATGGCAACCCAGAGTTCTTCTATAGCCATCGCAACAAGGTGGTGGGTCCACAGTGGGCGGGTGTCGACGGCGGGTTCACCGACACATTCGAGTACGACAACGACGTTGCGGCCGGCTCTCTCTGGTACCACGACCACGCCCTCGGAATCACACGGCTGAACGTCTATGCCGGGTTGGCCGGCTTCTACTTCGTTCGGGACGACATCGACACCGGCGGGCATGACAACCCGGTCGGGCTGCCGGCATTCCCCTACGAGATGGCCTACTGCATCCAGGACCGCATGTTCACCAAGACGGGCGAACTGTTCTTCCCGTCGTTCCCGGGTGAGCCCTTCTACGACGATTTCATCACGGGCGAGGGTGCCGACCTGCCCGAGGACCTGTTCCCCAACGGTGGGCCGACAGCCCTCGCCGAGTTCTTCGGCGATCACATCGTGGTTAACGGCAAGCTCTGGCCGAGAAAGAACGTCGAACGGCGTCACTATCGGCTGCGTCTTCTGAACGGCTGCGATTCGCGCTTCATGGTGTTGCAGTTCGTCGCAGTGGCCAGGGGTGCAACCGACCTCGACAGTGCAAGCGCACCTTTGCCCTTCTGGGTAGTCGGAAGCGACCAGGGTCTGGGCACGCCCAGGCAGGTCGAGTCTCTGGTGTTCGAACCGGGTGGTCGGTACGACGTGGTGATCGACTTCTCGCAGGTTCCCAAGGGCACCCGGGTCATCATGAAGAACGCAGGCGGGGATGCTCCATTCGGGGGAGCGTTCGGCGACGCTCTCGATGTCGATGACCTGTTCCCCGACCGGCGAACCGACAGGGTGATGGCCTTCGACGTCGTCAAGAGGACCAACACATCGGTCCCCGACCGTTTCGACCCGACCGCCATCGGTGGCTACGGCGGTGTGCGCGGCATCGCAAAGCGACGCAGGGTGGCCTTGTTCGAGGGCAAGGACGAGTTCGGCCGTCTGCAGCCGCTGCTTGGCACCGTCGACGACAACCTGTGGGGGCGCGGCGTAGCCACCCCCTTCACCTGGTCGCATCCCACGACCGAGAATCCCGCTGTAGGCGACACCGAGATCTGGGAGATCTACAACTTCACCGCCGACGCCCACCCGGTGCACCTGCACCAGGTGAACTTCGAGGTGCTCGACAGGCGCGACTTCGAATACGAAGTCACGGGCATGGTCGATGTAGTGCAACACAACGGTGCGGTGGGCAAGTCGCCCGAGGTGTCGAACATCCGCAAGCTGCCGCGGACACAGGTGGGGCCCGAGTACTACGAGGCTGCGCCGAAGGACATGGTGACGGCCCTGCCTGGCGATCCCGACGGTTCACCACGCACCGGACAGATGGTGAGGGTCAAGGCCAAGTTCGAGAAGCCGGGGCGCTACGTGTGGCACTGCCACATCCTCTCCCATGAGGATCACGAGATGATGAGAGTGCTTCACGTCGGGCCCCTCGATCGCTGA
- a CDS encoding histone H1-like repetitive region-containing protein, whose translation MVTHLVVDGSNIATEGRKTPSLEQLEEAVQEFLAERPHDHVIVIVDATFPNRIDKSEFARYEKLIDAGWMLTPPAGVIGRGDAFILQVAIKANATVLSNDSFQEFHGDHDWLFEDDRLVGGKPVPGVGWVFVDRAPVRGATSRRAVRDAKRKETPEPAASTKAQATPEPDKGNDADGEKAPAQSKTVRGERASDKPILNDATAFVTFVANYLPGSKVRAVVESFSSHGAYVKAGNATCYVPLRLMGDPAPRSAREVLTVGDEVEFTVHATDPAHNAIDLALVPDETTPPPPKKATRKTAARKSPSRTTAKKAASTSEESEPAAAKKTAARKTTAAKKTAAKKTTAKKAATKKTAAKKTTAKKSTAKKAAAKKATGTQAAASDGTAAKAPAKKAAGSTTRKRTVRPAAAKADEPKADQ comes from the coding sequence ATGGTCACACATCTGGTAGTCGACGGATCGAACATCGCAACCGAAGGGCGCAAGACCCCCTCGCTCGAGCAGCTCGAGGAGGCGGTCCAGGAGTTCCTGGCCGAGCGGCCTCACGATCATGTCATCGTCATCGTCGACGCCACCTTTCCCAACCGCATCGACAAGTCCGAGTTCGCCCGTTACGAGAAGCTCATCGATGCCGGCTGGATGCTGACCCCACCCGCGGGTGTCATCGGGCGGGGCGACGCCTTCATCCTGCAGGTGGCCATAAAGGCCAACGCCACCGTGTTGTCGAACGACTCGTTCCAGGAGTTCCACGGCGACCACGACTGGTTGTTCGAAGACGACCGCTTGGTCGGCGGAAAGCCGGTGCCGGGTGTCGGGTGGGTGTTCGTCGATCGGGCGCCGGTGCGCGGAGCTACCAGCCGCCGCGCCGTGCGAGACGCCAAGCGCAAAGAGACTCCAGAGCCTGCCGCAAGCACAAAAGCACAGGCGACCCCCGAACCAGACAAGGGCAACGACGCCGACGGCGAGAAGGCACCTGCGCAATCCAAGACGGTCCGCGGTGAGCGCGCCAGCGACAAACCGATCCTCAACGACGCAACCGCGTTCGTGACCTTCGTCGCCAATTATCTGCCTGGTTCGAAGGTGCGCGCGGTGGTCGAGTCGTTCTCGTCTCACGGCGCCTACGTCAAGGCGGGCAACGCCACTTGCTACGTGCCCCTGCGCCTGATGGGCGACCCGGCGCCGCGCAGCGCTCGCGAGGTGTTGACCGTCGGCGACGAGGTCGAGTTCACGGTGCACGCGACCGACCCGGCCCACAACGCGATCGACCTGGCCTTGGTGCCTGACGAAACCACACCTCCGCCACCCAAGAAGGCCACCCGCAAGACGGCCGCTCGCAAGTCGCCCTCGCGCACGACCGCGAAGAAAGCCGCGTCGACGTCCGAGGAATCCGAGCCTGCAGCCGCGAAGAAGACGGCAGCCAGGAAGACCACCGCCGCGAAGAAGACGGCGGCCAAGAAAACCACGGCCAAGAAGGCAGCCACCAAGAAGACGGCTGCGAAGAAAACCACAGCCAAGAAGAGCACCGCCAAGAAGGCCGCAGCCAAGAAGGCCACAGGTACCCAGGCTGCCGCCAGCGACGGAACAGCCGCCAAGGCCCCGGCCAAGAAGGCCGCAGGGTCGACCACCCGCAAGCGCACCGTGCGGCCCGCGGCGGCCAAGGCCGACGAGCCGAAGGCCGACCAATAG
- a CDS encoding multifunctional oxoglutarate decarboxylase/oxoglutarate dehydrogenase thiamine pyrophosphate-binding subunit/dihydrolipoyllysine-residue succinyltransferase subunit — protein sequence MNDESSQLGPNSWLVDEMYETYRANPAAVDARWREYFENGAPAAPAEIGPGGSNGSHPASTPSGNGFDEALAGTSAWPEPLGSPKPDTPEPAPAAAAPPPAAAPEPKTTAKAEPAAQSDESDTTPQGPTIEPLRGVAARIVTNMEASLEVPTATSYRQVPAKLLEVNRKIINGHLGRTGQGKVSFTHLIAYALVEATNAVPAMRNTFDRDGDDKPVVVRHEDIGLGLAVDVEKSDGSRTLMVPCIKKANTLDFKTFVDVYDDLVDRTLKGKIQVEDFTGTTISLTNVGGIGTLQSVPRLMPGQTSIIGVGAIDYPAEFSGSDPTTLADVGVSKVITISNTYDHRIVQGAESGQFLARMHQLLLGADDFYERIFESLGVPYSAVKWRRDVNPHRSISPMLEKQMQVRKLVQMYRVRGHLIADLDPLALQDRPMPAELDPATYGLTIWDLDREFLSDDLGGADWMTLGDILGVLRDAYCRTIGVEYMHIQDAEEKEWIQARVEAHKEPFTEADQRHLLFRLSQAEAFETFLGRRYVGHKRFGIEGAESAIPIIDAIIESAADAGLAHVVMGMAHRGRLNVLANIMGKSYEEIFRQFEGYVSPDTIQGQGDVKYHLGAETMFTARSGTEIPVTLAANPSHLEAVDPVVVGMARAIQDGLEPHGSFGSLPLLIHGDAAFAGQGVVAETLNTSRIPGFRVGGTIHLVINNQVGYTTSPEQSRSGTYATEVAKMVQAPIFHVNGDDPEAVVRVARWAFEYRQAWNKDVVIDMVCYRRQGHNEGDEPSYTQPLMYKRIDQHPGVRQRYTETLMRRGDITAEQAESELEQFSDWLQVVLDTTRASAPAEPARSIRPTAYVADFEYLDTGVDRSTLDKIHDALDSYPEGFTPHPKLARQFATRRKMYESGEVDWGLAETLAYGSLLLERVPIRITGQDTRRGTFAHRHAVLVDNLNESEFTPLASLSDEQAPFWIYDSMLSEYAALGFEYGYSLINRAGLVAWEAQFGDFVNGAQIIIDQFLAAAEDKWNQKSGLVMLLPHGYEGQGPEHSSARIERFLILCAEGNMTIANATTSAQFFHLLRRQIKRFNERPLVVFTPKSLLRAKAARSPISELVRGGWQPVLDDPGVTDPDSVRKVVLCSGKVAYDAMAHRDATGTPIAVVRIEQLYPWPAEQLSEIMALYPNAETVIWLQEEPANMGPWSYVRGRADEGALPVRDLVLVGRPESGSPACGSLGVHQHEFEQLMAEL from the coding sequence GTGAATGACGAGTCGTCGCAATTGGGCCCCAACTCGTGGTTGGTCGACGAGATGTACGAGACCTACCGCGCCAACCCCGCCGCAGTGGACGCGCGCTGGCGCGAGTACTTCGAGAATGGGGCACCGGCCGCGCCCGCAGAGATAGGGCCGGGTGGGTCCAACGGCTCGCACCCCGCCAGCACCCCCAGCGGCAACGGGTTCGACGAGGCGTTGGCCGGCACTTCGGCTTGGCCCGAACCGCTGGGCTCGCCCAAGCCCGACACCCCCGAGCCCGCGCCTGCTGCCGCAGCCCCGCCACCCGCCGCCGCGCCTGAACCAAAGACAACAGCCAAGGCCGAGCCCGCGGCGCAAAGCGACGAAAGCGACACAACCCCCCAGGGCCCCACGATCGAGCCGTTGCGTGGAGTTGCGGCCCGCATCGTCACCAACATGGAAGCCAGCCTCGAGGTGCCCACGGCCACTTCGTACAGGCAGGTTCCCGCCAAGCTGCTCGAGGTCAACCGCAAGATCATCAACGGACATCTGGGCCGCACGGGTCAGGGCAAGGTCTCGTTCACCCACCTCATTGCCTATGCGCTGGTCGAGGCGACAAATGCCGTACCCGCAATGCGCAACACCTTCGACCGAGACGGCGACGACAAGCCCGTCGTCGTGCGCCACGAGGACATCGGTCTGGGTTTGGCGGTCGATGTCGAGAAGAGCGATGGTTCGCGCACACTGATGGTGCCGTGCATCAAGAAGGCGAACACCCTCGATTTCAAGACCTTCGTCGACGTCTACGACGACCTCGTCGACCGCACCCTCAAGGGCAAGATCCAGGTCGAAGACTTCACCGGCACGACGATCTCGCTGACCAACGTCGGCGGCATCGGCACACTGCAGTCGGTGCCCAGGCTGATGCCGGGCCAGACCTCGATAATCGGCGTCGGGGCCATCGACTACCCGGCCGAATTCTCGGGTTCTGACCCAACCACCCTGGCCGACGTGGGTGTCTCGAAGGTCATCACCATCTCGAACACCTACGACCACCGGATTGTGCAGGGTGCTGAATCTGGTCAGTTCCTGGCCCGCATGCATCAGCTGCTTCTGGGTGCCGACGACTTCTACGAACGCATCTTCGAGTCGCTTGGCGTGCCCTACTCGGCGGTCAAGTGGCGCCGCGACGTCAACCCTCACCGGTCGATCTCGCCGATGCTCGAAAAGCAGATGCAGGTGCGCAAGCTGGTGCAGATGTACAGGGTGCGCGGTCACCTGATCGCCGACCTCGACCCCCTGGCCTTGCAAGATCGGCCCATGCCGGCCGAGCTCGACCCGGCCACCTACGGCCTCACCATCTGGGATCTGGATCGCGAGTTCCTGAGCGATGACCTGGGCGGCGCCGACTGGATGACTCTGGGCGACATCCTCGGCGTGCTTAGAGACGCCTATTGCCGCACCATCGGTGTCGAGTACATGCACATCCAGGACGCCGAGGAAAAGGAGTGGATCCAGGCTCGGGTCGAGGCCCACAAGGAGCCCTTCACCGAAGCCGACCAGAGGCATCTGCTGTTTCGCCTGAGCCAGGCCGAGGCGTTCGAGACCTTCCTCGGCCGCCGGTATGTGGGCCACAAGCGGTTCGGCATCGAGGGCGCCGAGTCTGCGATTCCGATCATCGACGCCATCATCGAGTCGGCCGCAGACGCCGGGCTGGCACATGTAGTCATGGGCATGGCCCATCGCGGCCGTCTCAACGTGCTGGCCAACATCATGGGCAAGTCCTACGAGGAGATCTTCCGCCAGTTCGAGGGCTACGTCAGCCCAGACACCATCCAGGGCCAGGGCGACGTCAAGTACCACCTGGGCGCCGAGACGATGTTCACCGCCCGGTCTGGTACGGAGATCCCGGTGACTCTGGCGGCCAACCCGAGTCACCTCGAAGCCGTAGACCCGGTTGTGGTGGGTATGGCCCGGGCCATCCAAGATGGTCTCGAGCCGCATGGTTCTTTCGGCTCTCTGCCGCTGTTGATCCACGGCGACGCCGCTTTTGCCGGTCAGGGTGTGGTGGCCGAGACCCTCAACACGTCTCGCATCCCGGGCTTTCGCGTCGGGGGCACCATCCACCTGGTGATCAACAACCAGGTCGGCTACACGACCTCACCCGAGCAGTCGAGGTCGGGTACCTATGCCACCGAGGTGGCCAAGATGGTGCAGGCGCCGATCTTCCATGTGAACGGCGACGACCCCGAGGCCGTGGTGCGGGTGGCGCGGTGGGCTTTCGAGTATCGCCAGGCGTGGAACAAAGACGTCGTCATCGACATGGTCTGCTATCGCAGGCAGGGCCACAACGAGGGCGACGAGCCGTCGTACACCCAGCCGCTGATGTACAAGCGCATCGACCAGCACCCCGGTGTGCGCCAGCGCTACACCGAGACGCTCATGCGACGCGGCGACATCACCGCCGAGCAAGCCGAGTCCGAACTGGAGCAGTTCTCCGACTGGCTGCAGGTGGTGCTAGACACCACGCGCGCGTCGGCGCCGGCCGAACCGGCACGGTCGATACGCCCCACGGCATATGTCGCCGACTTCGAGTACCTCGACACCGGCGTAGACCGCAGCACGCTCGACAAGATCCACGACGCGCTCGACAGTTACCCCGAGGGGTTCACGCCTCATCCCAAGCTGGCACGCCAATTCGCCACGCGGCGAAAGATGTACGAGTCTGGCGAGGTCGACTGGGGCCTGGCCGAGACGTTGGCCTATGGGTCCTTGCTGCTCGAGCGGGTACCGATCCGCATCACCGGGCAAGACACCAGGCGAGGCACTTTCGCCCATCGCCACGCGGTGCTGGTCGACAACCTGAACGAGTCAGAGTTCACGCCCCTGGCGAGCCTGTCGGACGAGCAGGCACCGTTCTGGATCTACGACTCGATGTTGTCTGAATACGCAGCGCTGGGCTTCGAATACGGCTACTCGCTGATAAACCGGGCCGGCCTGGTCGCATGGGAAGCTCAGTTCGGCGACTTCGTCAACGGAGCCCAGATCATCATCGACCAGTTCCTGGCAGCCGCCGAGGACAAGTGGAACCAAAAGAGCGGCCTGGTGATGCTGCTGCCACACGGTTATGAGGGCCAGGGGCCAGAGCACAGTTCGGCCCGCATCGAGCGGTTCTTGATCTTGTGTGCCGAGGGCAACATGACCATCGCCAACGCCACCACGTCTGCGCAGTTCTTCCATTTGTTGAGGCGCCAGATCAAGCGCTTCAACGAGCGTCCCCTGGTGGTGTTCACGCCCAAGTCCCTGTTGAGGGCCAAGGCGGCACGGTCCCCGATCAGCGAGTTGGTCAGGGGAGGCTGGCAGCCGGTGCTTGACGATCCGGGGGTTACAGACCCCGACTCGGTCCGCAAGGTCGTGTTGTGTTCAGGCAAGGTTGCCTATGACGCCATGGCCCATCGCGACGCCACCGGAACGCCGATAGCTGTGGTTCGCATCGAGCAGCTCTATCCGTGGCCTGCCGAACAGCTCAGCGAGATCATGGCGCTGTACCCCAATGCCGAAACCGTGATCTGGCTACAGGAAGAGCCCGCCAACATGGGGCCATGGTCCTATGTCAGGGGCAGGGCCGACGAGGGCGCGCTGCCGGTGCGCGACCTGGTGTTGGTCGGGCGCCCCGAGTCGGGAAGCCCTGCCTGTGGGTCGCTGGGTGTGCATCAGCACGAGTTCGAACAGCTGATGGCCGAGCTGTAG
- a CDS encoding HAD-IA family hydrolase, with protein MTRTAVLFDLGGVITTSPFERFNEYEARAGLPPDSIRKINSTNPDSNAWAKLERSEVGPDEFVALFDAEGRALGLEVDGREVLKAITGTVRPKMVRALDLLVEAGVRIGAITNNASFGEGAGMARDSDAASAMDAALARFEVVIESSKVGVRKPSPEIYLMACQEMGIEPAQAVYLDDLGINCKAAHQLGMFAIKVTDPDEALAALGAKLGLTLV; from the coding sequence ATGACCAGAACGGCCGTACTGTTCGATCTCGGTGGCGTCATCACCACCAGCCCATTCGAGCGCTTCAACGAATACGAAGCGCGGGCGGGTCTGCCGCCCGACTCGATTCGCAAGATCAACTCCACCAACCCCGACTCCAACGCCTGGGCGAAGCTGGAACGAAGCGAGGTTGGGCCCGACGAGTTCGTCGCCCTGTTCGACGCCGAGGGCCGCGCTCTGGGGCTCGAAGTCGACGGCCGAGAGGTACTGAAGGCGATTACGGGCACGGTGCGCCCCAAGATGGTGCGGGCACTCGACCTGTTGGTCGAGGCCGGAGTCCGCATAGGCGCCATCACCAACAACGCCTCGTTCGGCGAAGGCGCTGGCATGGCCCGCGACTCCGACGCAGCCTCGGCCATGGACGCGGCGCTGGCCCGGTTCGAAGTCGTGATCGAGTCGTCGAAGGTGGGCGTTCGCAAACCCAGTCCCGAGATCTACCTGATGGCCTGTCAGGAAATGGGCATAGAGCCCGCCCAGGCGGTGTACCTCGACGATCTGGGCATCAACTGCAAGGCAGCGCACCAGTTGGGGATGTTCGCCATCAAGGTCACCGACCCAGACGAGGCTCTTGCGGCTTTGGGCGCAAAACTCGGTTTGACGCTGGTCTGA
- a CDS encoding metallopeptidase family protein: MELIGFQRFEELVGEALDLLPDELFDAMDNVAFVVIDGDDPDLLGLYDGVPLTERGMDYSAVMPDRISIFRNTICAICETEDEVIEEVRVTVLHEIAHHFGIDDDRLDELGWA, translated from the coding sequence ATGGAGCTGATCGGCTTCCAACGCTTCGAAGAACTCGTCGGTGAGGCACTGGACCTGCTGCCAGACGAATTGTTCGACGCGATGGACAATGTCGCGTTTGTCGTGATCGATGGGGACGACCCCGACCTTCTGGGTTTGTACGACGGCGTACCGCTGACCGAACGGGGCATGGACTACAGCGCCGTGATGCCCGACCGCATCTCCATCTTTCGCAACACCATCTGCGCCATCTGCGAGACCGAGGACGAGGTGATCGAAGAGGTCAGGGTGACGGTCCTGCACGAGATCGCTCACCACTTCGGAATCGACGACGACCGCCTGGACGAGTTGGGCTGGGCCTGA
- a CDS encoding ATP-dependent DNA helicase UvrD2, whose amino-acid sequence MGEPGIDDLLARLDDSQRIAVDQPATTLRILAGPGSGKTRVLTARIARRAADEIDPRRAMTLTFTRRAANELRQRLAAAGVRDLGPVGTFHAVALQQVRQRRLDRGKAVPRIIGSRVALLRSLADNPTQARAAVAVEATISAGTEPRNRVEADLARRYNEHKRRQNLLDFDDILAECTHMLTTDQAFADAQRWRFRHFFVDEFQDVNHTQFELLRAWLGDRDDLCVVGDPDQAIYEWNGADAAYLTDFERWFPNATTVALSTNHRSAAPIIAAAHAVLGERDVVVRRQAGASPTTSDHSDPEAEARSTVERIRWAHSTVGRWSDHAVLARTNAQLDLVASAFSAAGIPHRIRGRGGLSQDPAATAIVDELKSSGPSFAVRLIDLETEHIGSDDADVVSPVLELAREYVSGNDQPHGSGFAAWLTTLRAGDVGVDHDVVDLVTFHAAKGLEWPHVTIVGTEEGLVPMNDSAEERRLAYVAVTRAERSLHLSWCRSRTVQGVAHERYPSRWLGSISTQAPPPVPPTEDQRRSFLASARAATMASTDGATRRRLERLQTWRDTTARARRIDPEALLRDEAMVQIARRAPADLDELCEASGLSPIRLRRDHVAILAAIHRS is encoded by the coding sequence ATGGGCGAGCCGGGCATCGACGATCTGTTGGCCAGGCTCGACGACTCGCAGCGCATAGCCGTCGACCAACCCGCCACGACGTTGCGCATACTGGCCGGGCCAGGTTCGGGCAAGACGAGGGTTCTGACGGCGCGCATCGCCCGCCGGGCTGCCGACGAGATCGACCCGCGCCGGGCGATGACGCTGACCTTCACCCGACGCGCCGCCAACGAGTTGAGGCAGCGCCTGGCCGCCGCCGGAGTTCGCGACCTGGGCCCGGTGGGCACATTCCATGCCGTTGCGCTGCAACAGGTGCGCCAGCGCCGGCTGGATAGGGGCAAGGCGGTGCCCCGGATCATCGGCAGCCGGGTGGCTCTGCTGCGATCGCTGGCCGACAATCCAACCCAGGCCCGCGCCGCCGTAGCCGTCGAAGCGACCATCTCGGCGGGTACCGAGCCACGAAACCGCGTCGAAGCCGACCTCGCCCGGCGCTACAACGAACACAAGCGTCGCCAGAACCTGCTCGACTTCGACGACATCTTGGCCGAATGCACCCACATGTTGACCACCGACCAGGCATTCGCCGATGCTCAGCGGTGGCGGTTCAGGCACTTCTTCGTCGACGAGTTCCAAGACGTCAACCACACCCAATTCGAGCTGTTGCGTGCCTGGCTGGGCGACCGAGACGATCTCTGCGTGGTCGGCGACCCAGACCAGGCGATCTACGAGTGGAACGGTGCCGACGCTGCGTATCTGACCGACTTCGAGCGCTGGTTTCCCAACGCCACCACCGTGGCACTCAGCACCAACCATCGCTCGGCGGCCCCAATCATCGCCGCAGCCCACGCGGTGCTGGGCGAGCGCGATGTGGTGGTCAGGCGCCAGGCGGGCGCCTCACCCACCACCAGCGACCACTCCGATCCAGAAGCCGAGGCGCGCTCGACCGTCGAACGCATCCGGTGGGCTCACAGCACTGTTGGGAGATGGTCCGATCATGCCGTGTTGGCCCGCACCAACGCCCAGCTCGACTTGGTGGCCTCAGCCTTCTCGGCTGCAGGTATCCCCCATCGGATCAGGGGACGCGGCGGGTTGTCACAAGACCCTGCTGCTACGGCCATCGTCGACGAGCTGAAGTCTTCAGGGCCTTCCTTTGCCGTGCGGCTGATCGACCTCGAGACCGAACACATCGGGTCCGACGACGCAGACGTCGTCTCGCCCGTGCTGGAGTTGGCTCGCGAGTACGTCAGCGGCAACGACCAGCCTCACGGTTCGGGGTTCGCGGCCTGGTTGACCACGTTGCGCGCCGGCGACGTCGGGGTCGACCACGACGTGGTCGACCTGGTGACGTTCCACGCTGCCAAGGGGCTCGAGTGGCCTCACGTCACCATCGTCGGCACCGAGGAGGGTCTCGTACCCATGAACGACTCGGCCGAGGAGCGCAGGCTGGCATACGTGGCTGTCACCCGCGCCGAACGGAGCCTGCACCTGTCGTGGTGTCGAAGCCGCACGGTTCAAGGCGTGGCCCACGAGCGATATCCGTCCAGGTGGCTCGGTTCGATCAGCACCCAGGCTCCGCCGCCGGTGCCGCCCACCGAAGACCAGCGCCGAAGCTTCCTGGCTTCGGCCCGCGCCGCCACCATGGCCAGCACCGATGGCGCCACCCGCCGTCGGCTCGAGCGCCTGCAGACGTGGCGCGACACCACGGCCAGGGCCAGGCGGATCGACCCGGAGGCTCTGCTTCGCGATGAAGCCATGGTTCAGATCGCACGACGAGCGCCGGCCGATTTGGACGAACTGTGCGAAGCCTCGGGGTTGTCGCCCATACGCCTGCGCCGAGACCACGTGGCAATCCTGGCTGCCATCCACCGCAGCTAG